The following nucleotide sequence is from Tolumonas lignilytica.
TGCCAGTTGTGGCAGCGCGAGCTATAAGTCAGTACAGAATGATCTAAATCTGCAGGGTGTATCTCGGGTAAACTAGCAGAATGAACAAAGAGGTAGCCGACGATGATGCTGAATGATGAACTGATCAATGCTGTACTTGAAATTGCTGAGGAAGCAGGAAAGGCCATTCTGGCTGTCTATGACGAACCGGTAGAGCTGACGGTAAAAGCGGATGAATCTCCTCTGACGCAAGCCGATAAGGCCTCACATCACCTGATAGAGCAGCGTTTGACGGCACTGACGCCAGATTGGCCTGTGATTTCTGAAGAATCTGACGAAACAGTGAAAAGCCAACGGACACACTTATCGGCTTATTGGTTGGTGGACCCGCTAGACGGTACGAAAGAGTTTATTAAGCGCAATGGGGAATTTACCGTCAATATTGCTTTTATCGTCAATGGTGTCGCTGAGTTTGGCGTTGTCGGGGTACCAGTCCAGAATAAATTGTATTGGGGTGGAAAAGACTGCGGTTGTTGGCTGAAAACGGTGGATGCCGTGCTCCCGTTACCGCTTGTAAATGAAAAAAGCGAATTGTTGCGGGTCGTGGGTAGCCGTTCGCATGTTAATGCCGAAACTGCTGAATATCTGCAAAAACTCGGTGAGCATGAGCTGGTATCGGTGGGCAGTTCGCTGAAATTTTGTCTGTTGGCAGAAGGTAACGCAGACTTATATCCACGGCTTGGCCCTACTTGTGAATGGGACACGGCTGCGGCGCAGGCTGTTTTAGAAGGGGCGGGTGGCAAGGTGGAAACACTGGAAGGAGAGCCTCTGCGTTATAGCAAACCAGAGATTTTGAACCCCTGGTTTGTGGCGTCGATTTGAATCAACGAGTTAATCCTCCGGCGTTGCCAAAGGTCATTTGCTGAATGCAATGTAAGTAAAATCAGACAGAAAAAAGGAGCCATAGCTGGCTCCTTTTTTGCGGGTGTGTTTCTTC
It contains:
- the cysQ gene encoding 3'(2'),5'-bisphosphate nucleotidase CysQ, producing MLNDELINAVLEIAEEAGKAILAVYDEPVELTVKADESPLTQADKASHHLIEQRLTALTPDWPVISEESDETVKSQRTHLSAYWLVDPLDGTKEFIKRNGEFTVNIAFIVNGVAEFGVVGVPVQNKLYWGGKDCGCWLKTVDAVLPLPLVNEKSELLRVVGSRSHVNAETAEYLQKLGEHELVSVGSSLKFCLLAEGNADLYPRLGPTCEWDTAAAQAVLEGAGGKVETLEGEPLRYSKPEILNPWFVASI